In Bacillus horti, a single window of DNA contains:
- the phnE gene encoding phosphonate ABC transporter, permease protein PhnE, translating to MSKHSNSHNSLDKIPIVAPKAKRTLFIILTVVIGLYVISAIFTEAYPDKIVTGLPIAVQFVVQDLFPPNLSYYKTVFTRVLETWNIALLSTTLAVIFCLPFSFLAASNINRSKTLYNVVRFFLNVLRTIPELIMAVILVGIVGIGALPGIGALFIFSLGILAKLISETIEAIDPGPLEAIKATGGNTLQVIWYGVMPQILPHYASYSLYVLEINVRASVVLGFVGAGGVGLILKQQLSLFNYGNVSMIILITFVVVTIIDFISNRLRERLV from the coding sequence ATGTCTAAACACTCTAATTCTCATAACAGCTTAGACAAGATTCCTATTGTAGCTCCTAAAGCAAAGAGAACTTTATTCATTATTTTAACAGTAGTTATCGGGCTATATGTGATATCTGCAATATTCACTGAAGCATATCCTGACAAGATTGTTACTGGATTGCCCATTGCTGTGCAGTTTGTTGTCCAGGACTTATTTCCACCTAATCTTAGTTATTATAAAACAGTTTTTACTAGAGTTCTTGAAACATGGAATATTGCTTTACTGAGTACGACCTTAGCCGTTATTTTCTGTCTACCCTTTAGTTTCTTAGCGGCTTCTAATATTAACAGAAGCAAAACTTTATACAATGTTGTGCGTTTTTTCTTAAACGTCCTACGTACAATTCCAGAATTAATTATGGCCGTTATCCTTGTAGGTATTGTAGGTATTGGAGCACTTCCAGGGATTGGGGCATTATTCATCTTTTCTTTGGGAATTTTGGCCAAGCTAATTAGTGAAACGATAGAAGCGATAGATCCAGGACCACTAGAAGCAATTAAAGCAACGGGAGGTAATACTCTCCAAGTCATTTGGTATGGCGTAATGCCACAAATTCTACCTCATTATGCTTCATATAGCTTGTATGTTCTTGAAATAAATGTCCGTGCGTCCGTTGTTCTAGGTTTTGTTGGAGCTGGTGGAGTTGGACTGATTTTAAAGCAGCAATTAAGTTTATTTAATTACGGAAATGTATCGATGATTATTTTGATTACTTTTGTTGTAGTAACAATTATTGACTTCATTAGTAATCGATTAAGGGAGAGGTTGGTATAA
- the phnE gene encoding phosphonate ABC transporter, permease protein PhnE has product MSSQREPIELQKPNRSKYWIRFFIIVGIMGVLYYIALSQTNIVLRNTETSILGMLDRLFIQPFLTESITSRVPDYIGYMIETLAIAYAGTLIGAILAIPFGFLAARNMVGKKAQIGKSISNAVRAFPEIMFAIIFVMSVGMGPYAGVLAIGINSIGMLSKLYSEVIESIDMSVVEALKASGANKIQTIWYGVIPQIIPEFSSYAIYRFEIDVRSATVLGIVGAGGIGAPLILAANQRNWEAVGMMLIIIIVVVTLIDYLSAFIRRRIV; this is encoded by the coding sequence ATGAGTAGTCAACGAGAGCCGATTGAGCTCCAAAAACCTAATCGATCCAAATATTGGATACGTTTCTTTATCATTGTAGGTATCATGGGTGTCCTTTATTATATCGCTTTAAGTCAAACCAATATTGTACTTAGAAATACAGAGACATCTATTTTAGGGATGTTGGACCGGCTTTTCATCCAACCTTTTCTAACAGAATCGATAACAAGTAGGGTTCCTGATTATATAGGCTATATGATTGAAACTTTAGCTATTGCCTATGCGGGGACACTAATTGGGGCTATCCTTGCGATTCCTTTTGGCTTTTTAGCCGCTAGAAACATGGTTGGAAAAAAAGCTCAAATTGGAAAATCTATATCTAATGCTGTACGAGCTTTCCCAGAAATTATGTTTGCCATTATTTTTGTTATGTCTGTGGGCATGGGACCGTATGCTGGTGTTCTCGCCATTGGTATTAATTCCATAGGGATGCTAAGTAAGCTATACTCAGAGGTCATTGAGTCTATTGATATGAGTGTCGTTGAGGCCCTTAAGGCAAGTGGGGCTAATAAAATTCAAACGATTTGGTATGGTGTTATCCCTCAAATTATTCCTGAGTTTTCATCTTACGCGATTTATCGTTTTGAAATTGATGTTCGTTCTGCAACTGTTCTTGGAATTGTTGGTGCAGGAGGAATTGGAGCACCACTTATCCTAGCTGCTAACCAACGTAACTGGGAAGCTGTAGGAATGATGCTTATTATTATAATTGTTGTGGTTACCTTAATTGATTATTTAAGTGCATTTATTAGACGAAGAATCGTATAG
- a CDS encoding Spx/MgsR family RNA polymerase-binding regulatory protein has protein sequence MIELYTFSSCTSCRKAREILTEHHIPFKERNMNTEPLSKDEIYHILAHTTNGTTDIMSKRSQDVKELEVNFDEISLNKWVDLVHNNPGMLRRPLLLTNDHLIVGYNKEEYEGIVKKSKLKQKKHIARKAMCV, from the coding sequence GTGATAGAGTTATATACGTTTTCTAGCTGTACCTCTTGTAGAAAAGCACGTGAAATTTTAACAGAACATCACATCCCTTTCAAAGAACGCAACATGAATACTGAACCTTTGTCAAAGGATGAAATTTATCATATTCTAGCGCATACTACAAATGGTACAACTGACATCATGTCTAAGCGCAGTCAAGACGTGAAGGAATTAGAGGTAAATTTCGATGAGATTTCTCTAAATAAGTGGGTTGATTTAGTTCATAATAACCCAGGCATGCTTCGCAGACCTTTGCTGCTAACGAATGATCATTTGATTGTTGGTTATAACAAGGAAGAATACGAGGGTATTGTTAAGAAATCAAAGCTAAAGCAAAAGAAGCATATTGCTCGTAAAGCAATGTGTGTATAA
- a CDS encoding alpha/beta fold hydrolase, with translation MKNNFGKKLVVGSLVVALAVPAATGVAAQASEVSSQENVDVVAGQIVPIRQALQYIGASVDWTNAEQIVRVQYLDRTMDIDVHAGTVTVNDRPVPFKGEIEYHYDVIHVPLELINEALGLQLGWDAAEQKPVIAEDAYEVRATSFISQWRSGNEEEAYSFMSAPLKNVFPMELLQAQWGGFAAYYGGHIGDIISIDHDENSVHHNVHLVFETEQVPAALSVRFDHNGNVNDLYTPIGAQGINEPPVYDNPQSYTEQEVTIGEGNLALSGTLTLPQGEGPFPVVVLVHGSGPHDRDEAVGGVKVFRDLAVGLADQGVAVLRYNKLTYEHPIKSHTVATTMQRETADDALLAVELLRGIDKIDSGHIYIGGHSQGGHMIPKMLELDTSGHIAGGVLLASPAVALQDILLEQQLYVVERLEELGIPVGDTSELDVLARQVEILNDPQYDHTNVPADFFLPPSNFYWFEQRDYVPVEEAKKHNVPLLILQGENDWQVTMNQFEMWKKDFGSSSHVQLKSYPNVNHFLVEYDGLSVGMEYGQPANVLKAIIDDIAEWVKNR, from the coding sequence ATGAAGAATAATTTTGGTAAGAAACTAGTTGTAGGTTCATTAGTTGTTGCTCTAGCAGTTCCAGCGGCTACAGGAGTTGCTGCACAGGCGTCTGAGGTTAGTTCACAGGAGAATGTGGACGTTGTTGCAGGGCAAATTGTACCTATTAGGCAGGCGTTACAGTACATAGGAGCAAGCGTAGATTGGACGAATGCAGAGCAAATCGTAAGGGTTCAATATCTAGATAGAACAATGGATATTGATGTACATGCAGGCACAGTTACAGTTAATGATAGGCCAGTTCCTTTTAAAGGAGAAATTGAATATCATTATGACGTCATACACGTTCCTCTTGAGCTAATTAATGAGGCACTTGGTCTACAATTGGGTTGGGATGCTGCTGAGCAAAAACCAGTTATTGCAGAGGATGCGTATGAGGTTAGAGCGACATCCTTTATCTCCCAGTGGAGGAGTGGAAACGAAGAAGAGGCTTATAGCTTCATGAGTGCTCCTTTAAAGAATGTATTTCCAATGGAGCTGCTTCAAGCACAATGGGGAGGTTTTGCTGCATACTATGGTGGGCATATAGGTGACATAATTTCTATAGACCACGATGAGAACAGTGTACATCATAATGTCCATTTGGTGTTTGAAACGGAGCAAGTACCTGCTGCATTAAGCGTTCGTTTCGACCACAACGGTAATGTAAATGACTTGTATACACCAATAGGTGCTCAAGGCATTAATGAGCCACCAGTGTATGACAATCCTCAAAGCTATACAGAACAAGAAGTAACGATTGGCGAAGGAAATCTTGCTCTATCTGGAACATTGACTTTGCCTCAAGGCGAAGGACCATTTCCAGTCGTAGTCCTTGTTCACGGATCTGGACCACATGATAGAGATGAAGCTGTTGGTGGGGTTAAGGTATTCCGTGATTTAGCGGTGGGACTTGCCGACCAAGGAGTAGCGGTTTTGCGTTACAATAAATTGACCTATGAGCATCCAATTAAATCACACACTGTGGCTACTACCATGCAGCGTGAAACGGCTGATGATGCTTTGCTAGCTGTAGAGCTACTACGTGGAATAGACAAAATTGATTCAGGGCATATATATATTGGCGGTCATAGTCAGGGGGGGCATATGATCCCGAAAATGCTGGAGTTAGACACTTCAGGACATATTGCAGGAGGTGTGCTACTAGCTAGTCCAGCTGTAGCGTTACAAGATATCTTATTAGAGCAGCAGCTTTATGTAGTTGAACGTTTAGAGGAATTAGGAATTCCTGTAGGCGACACTTCCGAGTTGGATGTATTGGCTAGACAGGTAGAGATTCTTAACGATCCACAATATGATCATACAAATGTCCCTGCTGATTTCTTTTTGCCTCCTTCGAACTTCTACTGGTTTGAGCAAAGAGATTATGTACCTGTAGAGGAAGCTAAGAAGCACAATGTACCTTTACTTATTTTGCAAGGCGAAAATGATTGGCAGGTAACGATGAATCAATTTGAAATGTGGAAAAAAGATTTTGGATCGAGTAGCCATGTTCAGCTTAAATCATACCCTAATGTGAATCATTTCTTAGTTGAGTATGACGGACTTTCTGTGGGTATGGAGTATGGACAGCCTGCTAACGTTCTTAAAGCTATTATTGATGATATTGCTGAATGGGTAAAAAATAGATAA
- a CDS encoding ABC transporter ATP-binding protein — translation MSIIEISELNKSYGPNDVLENIDLRIDKGTIFGILGRNGVGKTTFLECLVGLRKPDSGTIRILDFDVLKNRKQVLEEIGVQPQEASLLNHLTVYEILKLFSSFYRKSNSADQILSQMSLEDIGEKKINTLSVGQKRRLLVGLALIPDPQIVVLDEPTSGVDPQIRVLIWEAIRTLKNNGRTVILSTHFMDEANQLCDTVGILHEKKFIVCGSPEDIINTYSTNEKTLENAFINITGHDLRGGLD, via the coding sequence TTGTCGATTATTGAAATTAGTGAATTAAATAAATCGTATGGTCCGAATGATGTACTTGAAAATATTGATCTAAGAATTGATAAGGGAACAATATTCGGGATTTTAGGTCGGAACGGAGTTGGTAAAACTACTTTTTTAGAATGTCTTGTTGGATTACGGAAGCCTGATAGTGGAACGATTAGAATATTGGATTTTGATGTATTAAAAAATAGGAAACAGGTCCTCGAAGAAATTGGTGTACAGCCTCAGGAGGCTTCGTTACTAAATCATTTGACTGTGTATGAGATTTTGAAATTATTTTCAAGTTTCTATAGAAAGTCAAATTCTGCTGATCAAATTTTGTCCCAGATGAGCCTTGAAGATATAGGTGAAAAAAAAATTAATACTCTATCGGTAGGGCAAAAACGAAGACTACTAGTTGGTCTTGCGTTAATACCAGACCCTCAAATTGTGGTTTTAGATGAGCCAACTAGTGGTGTTGATCCTCAAATCAGAGTCCTAATTTGGGAAGCGATAAGAACATTAAAGAACAACGGTAGGACAGTAATTCTTTCTACTCATTTTATGGATGAAGCGAATCAATTATGTGACACAGTAGGGATTCTTCATGAGAAGAAGTTTATCGTTTGTGGCTCACCTGAAGACATTATCAATACATATTCAACAAATGAAAAAACACTTGAAAACGCTTTTATAAATATAACTGGTCATGATCTGAGAGGAGGATTAGACTGA
- a CDS encoding ABC transporter permease, whose protein sequence is MEKTLEKPQVNNYFKQLVQSLLFEIIRNPKLLFHIMIFPIALLGLFWGMGALIPSSGGMDQSFNEFIFPGMLVFALMTIGLLGTSVPIIEMREKGVLKLFQVTPLSTFQFILCNIVVRIILSFIQIGIFLLIGLVFGIIKVGVFIPVLLLCLLGILLMLTLGFFFGSVFRSAEIASGVLSFLIVPILFISGVLLPFSIIPEFIKTVSMILPFVYLGDALRQVMLSSDGEFPLYLNILMLFSFSLIFLLLTIKVFKFHKE, encoded by the coding sequence ATGGAAAAAACACTCGAGAAACCGCAAGTTAATAACTATTTCAAGCAGTTAGTACAGTCTTTGCTTTTTGAAATCATACGGAACCCAAAGCTATTATTTCATATTATGATTTTTCCTATAGCCCTGTTAGGACTATTCTGGGGGATGGGTGCCCTAATCCCAAGTTCTGGAGGAATGGATCAATCTTTTAATGAGTTTATATTTCCAGGTATGCTCGTCTTTGCTCTAATGACTATTGGATTGCTAGGTACATCTGTTCCAATCATTGAAATGAGAGAAAAAGGTGTATTGAAGCTATTCCAAGTTACTCCCCTCTCTACCTTTCAATTTATACTTTGTAACATCGTTGTTCGAATTATTTTATCTTTCATCCAAATTGGTATTTTTTTGCTGATAGGATTGGTGTTTGGTATTATTAAAGTAGGTGTTTTTATTCCAGTATTATTATTATGTCTTTTGGGTATTCTTTTGATGTTAACTCTCGGCTTTTTCTTTGGAAGTGTGTTTAGATCAGCAGAAATAGCATCAGGAGTTTTAAGCTTTCTTATTGTACCTATTTTATTTATTAGTGGAGTGTTGCTTCCATTTAGTATAATTCCAGAATTTATTAAGACAGTATCTATGATTCTTCCCTTTGTGTATTTAGGTGATGCTCTACGCCAAGTCATGCTATCAAGCGATGGTGAATTTCCGTTATATTTAAATATATTGATGCTGTTTTCGTTTAGTCTAATCTTTTTATTATTGACAATAAAAGTATTTAAGTTCCACAAGGAATAA
- a CDS encoding ROK family transcriptional regulator encodes MKMTWNQHFVKVSNKSLVLQIINNEAPLSRADISLRTQLNKGTVSSLVKELLDEHLCLEVGPGESNGGRRPVMLLFNQKAGFTIGIDLGVNYILGLLTDLQGEIIEEKITLLDQTDYSQVTKFIKEMISTLLSKTPKSHYGVVGIGIGVPGIVNNSGNILLAPNLGWKDISIKDEIENEFNIPVTIENEANAGAYGEKRFGVGQEHSDLIYVSAGIGIGVGIILNNELYRGTDGFSGEMGHMMIKENGIQCRCGSYGCWELYASEHAVIQKAEQLNIPLPVANEEKLSYLINLAMDKDERVLELFNDIGENLGFGISNIINTFNPQQIIIGNRLAMAKDFLQDSLHQVIKQRTLPYHQEHLKITFSNLSTYSAALGVSAFTIENFLKTDLPNY; translated from the coding sequence ATGAAAATGACTTGGAATCAACACTTCGTTAAAGTAAGTAATAAATCACTAGTACTACAAATCATCAACAATGAAGCCCCCCTCTCACGCGCTGATATTTCTTTAAGAACCCAATTAAATAAGGGTACCGTCTCTTCCTTGGTTAAAGAATTGCTAGATGAGCATTTATGTCTTGAGGTTGGACCAGGTGAATCGAACGGTGGACGACGACCCGTGATGTTATTATTCAACCAAAAAGCCGGATTTACGATCGGCATCGACCTTGGTGTGAATTACATTCTAGGACTATTGACAGACCTGCAGGGTGAAATCATTGAAGAAAAAATTACATTGCTAGATCAAACCGATTATAGTCAAGTGACAAAATTCATTAAGGAAATGATTTCAACTTTGTTAAGTAAAACCCCAAAAAGCCATTATGGTGTCGTTGGTATTGGAATTGGTGTACCTGGTATTGTCAATAATTCAGGCAACATCCTTCTCGCCCCTAACCTTGGCTGGAAAGACATTTCAATTAAGGATGAGATAGAAAATGAGTTCAACATCCCTGTCACCATTGAAAATGAAGCAAATGCTGGAGCATATGGTGAGAAACGCTTTGGTGTGGGACAGGAGCATAGTGATTTAATTTACGTTAGTGCAGGGATCGGGATAGGTGTAGGTATTATTCTAAACAATGAACTATATCGAGGAACTGACGGCTTCTCAGGCGAAATGGGACATATGATGATCAAAGAGAATGGGATTCAATGCAGATGTGGAAGCTATGGCTGTTGGGAGCTATATGCCTCTGAGCATGCGGTCATTCAAAAGGCTGAGCAATTAAACATCCCGTTACCTGTTGCTAATGAAGAAAAACTAAGCTATTTGATAAATCTAGCAATGGATAAAGATGAACGCGTACTAGAACTATTCAATGACATCGGAGAAAACCTTGGCTTCGGGATAAGCAATATCATTAACACGTTTAATCCGCAGCAAATTATTATTGGCAATCGACTAGCTATGGCCAAGGATTTTCTGCAAGATTCATTACATCAAGTGATAAAACAACGTACATTGCCTTATCACCAAGAACACCTGAAGATTACTTTCTCAAACTTATCCACATATTCAGCTGCCCTAGGGGTCTCTGCTTTTACAATCGAGAATTTTTTGAAAACAGACTTGCCTAACTATTAA
- a CDS encoding extracellular solute-binding protein encodes MLKKKAVTNYFIVIISALLLLAGCSSAGNNETSGRANGEAGEVVINFMHLWPEGSSKDHYEIVNKIIAQFEEENQGTTVKVEVLGNEQYKERLRVISSGNQLPDVGMTWAAGFLTPYVDGNMFTPLNDILDAGLQEKFVSGTTEAYGIDGNIYGLPLELNIAPIFYNKEIFEEYNLDVPTTYEQFKQVIQTLNDNGVAPIALGNRDRWTGSLWYMYLADRIAGAETLTNAILRSDSFENVALTQAAEEVQNLVDLGAFAAGYNALSDEEAKSLFMNGQAAMYLIGSWDLPNYTTNEDVPQEFRDSIGFFNFPTVDGKGDLNSWVGGPGVGLFVAENSDVKEDAKAFVTYFIEKWGQQAVSDAGVIPATIVDTSAVQLPDLYIEVLDELTQASNITLFADVQLNPDVAQVHLDAIQSLFGGQITPQAYGQLHEEALSK; translated from the coding sequence ATGTTAAAAAAGAAAGCGGTTACAAATTATTTTATTGTAATCATTTCTGCATTGTTGCTGCTTGCTGGCTGTTCAAGTGCTGGGAATAATGAAACGTCTGGTCGTGCGAATGGGGAAGCGGGGGAAGTAGTCATTAATTTTATGCACCTCTGGCCAGAAGGCAGCTCAAAGGATCATTATGAAATTGTAAACAAGATCATTGCTCAGTTTGAAGAAGAAAACCAGGGAACCACAGTAAAGGTAGAGGTACTTGGAAATGAGCAGTACAAGGAAAGGTTAAGAGTGATTTCTTCCGGAAACCAGCTTCCGGATGTTGGGATGACATGGGCAGCAGGATTTTTGACCCCTTATGTTGATGGAAACATGTTTACTCCCTTAAATGACATCTTAGATGCTGGTTTACAAGAGAAATTCGTTTCCGGAACAACAGAAGCCTACGGGATCGATGGGAATATATACGGTCTGCCATTAGAATTGAACATTGCCCCTATTTTCTATAATAAAGAGATCTTTGAAGAATACAATCTCGATGTGCCTACAACTTATGAACAATTCAAACAAGTAATTCAAACGTTAAATGATAACGGTGTAGCTCCAATTGCTTTAGGAAATAGAGATCGCTGGACAGGATCATTGTGGTATATGTATCTTGCGGACCGAATTGCTGGAGCAGAAACGTTAACAAATGCGATTCTTCGTTCAGATTCTTTTGAAAACGTGGCGCTTACCCAAGCGGCTGAAGAAGTTCAAAACCTTGTAGATTTAGGAGCTTTTGCTGCGGGCTACAATGCTTTATCCGATGAAGAGGCTAAGAGCTTGTTTATGAACGGTCAGGCGGCGATGTATTTAATCGGGTCTTGGGATTTACCTAACTACACAACAAATGAAGATGTTCCTCAAGAGTTTCGAGATTCTATTGGTTTTTTTAATTTCCCAACTGTTGATGGAAAGGGAGATTTAAATAGCTGGGTCGGAGGACCGGGCGTTGGCTTATTCGTAGCAGAGAACTCTGATGTGAAGGAGGATGCCAAAGCGTTTGTCACTTACTTTATAGAAAAGTGGGGGCAGCAGGCTGTAAGCGATGCTGGTGTAATACCCGCGACGATCGTCGATACTTCTGCTGTACAGCTTCCAGATCTATATATTGAAGTGTTGGATGAGTTAACACAAGCTAGTAATATTACACTTTTTGCTGACGTGCAGTTGAATCCAGACGTTGCACAAGTACATTTAGATGCCATTCAATCATTATTTGGTGGGCAGATCACACCTCAAGCATATGGACAGCTACATGAAGAAGCCCTTTCCAAATAG
- a CDS encoding carbohydrate ABC transporter permease, which translates to MNKVMSNKLYIALYTLPALIFIAVMIYIPLVLTGYYGLMDWDGIGAMRFIGLENYINVIQDGKFWTSAHHSFLLAIFSTLSLAIYLAISLVLASKIRGADLLRKIYLIPMLLSSVAIAQLWIKIYNPANGVLNNILRAIGIDNPPVWLGDPNIVLYAIFIPILWQYAGFYILIYFAALKNIPEQIVEAAKIDGASALQIAYKIKLPLIMGVVKVTIVLAIVGSMKYFDLIYVMTGGGPSGASEVMASYMYKMAFSSYNFGYGSAIGFMLLLITLFVTIIIRKITSNSKEIQY; encoded by the coding sequence TTGAATAAAGTAATGTCTAACAAGCTCTACATTGCTTTATATACTCTCCCAGCGTTAATCTTTATAGCAGTTATGATTTATATTCCTCTAGTACTGACAGGTTACTATGGACTAATGGACTGGGACGGAATAGGGGCAATGCGTTTTATTGGCTTAGAAAATTATATCAACGTTATACAAGATGGTAAATTTTGGACCAGTGCTCATCATTCTTTTTTACTCGCTATATTTTCTACGCTAAGTTTAGCCATCTATTTAGCCATATCCTTAGTCTTAGCATCAAAAATAAGAGGCGCTGACCTACTTAGAAAAATCTACTTAATTCCAATGCTGCTATCCTCTGTAGCGATTGCCCAGCTGTGGATTAAAATTTATAATCCTGCAAATGGTGTACTAAATAATATACTTAGAGCCATTGGGATTGATAATCCACCAGTTTGGCTAGGTGATCCCAATATTGTTTTATACGCCATTTTCATTCCAATCTTATGGCAATACGCTGGCTTTTACATCCTAATCTACTTCGCAGCGCTGAAGAATATTCCTGAACAAATCGTAGAAGCAGCAAAAATCGATGGTGCCTCAGCCCTGCAAATTGCCTATAAGATTAAGCTTCCGTTGATTATGGGAGTTGTGAAAGTCACCATCGTATTAGCGATCGTTGGTTCTATGAAGTATTTTGACTTAATCTATGTAATGACAGGTGGAGGACCTAGTGGAGCAAGTGAGGTTATGGCTTCTTATATGTATAAAATGGCCTTTTCAAGCTATAACTTTGGCTATGGAAGTGCGATTGGCTTCATGCTTCTGCTCATTACACTTTTTGTGACCATCATTATCCGAAAGATAACATCAAATTCTAAAGAAATCCAATATTAA
- a CDS encoding carbohydrate ABC transporter permease, giving the protein MKKMGYFILYIGLGLVALLQIFPLVWLVIFSLKDTREIFSSPPFSLPQELRWENYVRVLEGGIGTYFFNSVLYTAVAIILTVLLASMATFAITRMRWKLSAFVLGLFMVGLMIPVHSALIPLFKMFVSVSLIDHPLSIILTYTAYNLPITMMILLGFYYTLPREVEEAAIIDGCSINQLFFRIILPMTVPVMVTTVIINMIYNWNEFVFANTFISSDHYKTLTLGIQNFIGQYMTDWGAIGATLIISILPILIAFLFFSNKIVEGLSASAVKG; this is encoded by the coding sequence GTGAAGAAAATGGGCTACTTTATCCTTTACATAGGTCTTGGACTTGTAGCACTGCTTCAGATTTTCCCGTTGGTGTGGCTCGTCATCTTTTCTTTAAAAGATACGAGAGAAATATTCTCGTCTCCTCCATTTTCGTTGCCCCAAGAGCTACGCTGGGAAAACTATGTCCGCGTATTGGAGGGTGGAATAGGTACGTATTTCTTTAATAGTGTCTTGTATACAGCTGTTGCTATTATTTTGACTGTATTACTTGCTAGCATGGCTACTTTTGCTATCACGCGAATGCGGTGGAAGCTGAGTGCATTTGTACTAGGATTATTTATGGTTGGTCTTATGATCCCTGTTCATTCGGCCCTAATACCGCTTTTCAAAATGTTTGTAAGTGTAAGTTTGATTGATCATCCACTGTCTATTATTCTGACTTACACGGCGTACAACCTACCCATTACGATGATGATATTGCTTGGCTTCTACTATACCCTGCCTCGGGAAGTAGAGGAAGCGGCCATCATAGACGGTTGCTCCATTAATCAACTATTTTTCCGAATAATTTTGCCCATGACTGTTCCTGTTATGGTGACGACAGTAATCATTAATATGATTTATAACTGGAATGAGTTTGTGTTTGCGAATACTTTTATTAGCTCAGATCATTACAAAACCTTAACACTAGGCATCCAAAATTTTATCGGTCAATACATGACAGATTGGGGGGCCATTGGGGCTACACTAATCATCAGTATTTTACCTATCCTGATAGCATTTTTATTCTTCAGCAATAAAATTGTGGAGGGCCTCTCTGCTAGTGCAGTAAAAGGATAA